In Thiovibrio frasassiensis, one DNA window encodes the following:
- the rpsI gene encoding 30S ribosomal protein S9, translated as MADNSFYATGKRKTAVARVWLRPGSGKVQVNKMTVEDYFGGGFDYMQKISKPLALTDTAAKFDILATLTGGGKIAQTEALRHGISRALLIVDPEHRAPLKKAGFLTRDQRAKERKKYGQKGARARFQFSKR; from the coding sequence ATGGCAGATAATAGTTTTTACGCGACCGGAAAAAGAAAGACCGCTGTGGCCAGGGTATGGTTGAGACCGGGTTCCGGTAAAGTCCAAGTCAACAAGATGACTGTGGAAGATTATTTCGGCGGTGGTTTTGACTACATGCAGAAAATTTCCAAGCCTTTGGCTTTGACCGACACCGCAGCAAAATTTGATATTCTCGCCACCTTGACCGGCGGCGGCAAGATCGCCCAGACCGAGGCCTTGCGCCATGGTATCTCCCGGGCTCTGCTGATTGTTGATCCCGAGCATCGTGCACCCTTGAAAAAAGCAGGCTTTCTGACCCGCGATCAGCGCGCGAAAGAGCGGAAAAAATACGGTCAGAAGGGGGCCAGGGCGAGGTTCCAGTTCTCCAAGCGTTAA
- a CDS encoding ComEA family DNA-binding protein, with the protein MLKIFLSTLCGCLCWATVAFGAVDINKATPQELTNLQGIGPAKAQAIVQYRQKNGQFKSTKELAKVKGIGPKIVEKLGSEITVTK; encoded by the coding sequence ATGCTGAAAATTTTTCTTTCAACGCTGTGCGGATGTTTATGCTGGGCAACGGTCGCTTTTGGCGCCGTGGATATCAACAAAGCAACCCCTCAGGAACTCACCAACCTGCAGGGCATTGGCCCGGCCAAGGCGCAAGCCATTGTCCAGTACCGACAAAAAAATGGCCAGTTCAAATCAACAAAAGAACTGGCCAAGGTGAAAGGTATCGGCCCCAAGATCGTGGAAAAACTTGGCAGCGAGATTACGGTAACAAAGTAA
- the hisB gene encoding imidazoleglycerol-phosphate dehydratase HisB, translating into MAAQRARQSEVQRKTKETDIVLSFALDGTGQAQCNSGVPFMDHMLTLFTVHGFFDLTIQATGDTEVDAHHTVEDLGICLGQALKKALRDFSGIKRYGFSALPMDETLVRVTLDCSNRPHLHYGVPYLEQKVGDFDTQLAKEFLRAFSLHGGLTLHVEMAHGENTHHILEAIFKALGRALDEATTIDPRAQGPVSSKGSL; encoded by the coding sequence ATGGCAGCACAGAGAGCCCGGCAAAGCGAAGTGCAACGCAAAACCAAAGAAACCGACATAGTCCTTTCTTTCGCCCTTGACGGCACAGGCCAAGCCCAGTGCAACTCGGGAGTGCCTTTCATGGATCACATGCTCACCCTTTTTACCGTCCATGGTTTTTTTGATCTTACCATCCAAGCCACCGGCGACACCGAGGTTGACGCACATCACACTGTGGAAGATCTCGGGATCTGCTTGGGACAGGCCCTGAAAAAAGCATTGCGGGATTTTTCCGGGATCAAACGTTACGGCTTCAGTGCCCTACCCATGGATGAAACCCTGGTCCGGGTGACCCTGGATTGCTCCAATAGGCCGCATCTTCATTATGGCGTGCCCTATCTTGAACAGAAGGTCGGCGACTTTGACACCCAGCTGGCCAAAGAGTTTCTCCGCGCCTTTTCATTGCATGGCGGGCTGACCCTGCATGTGGAAATGGCCCATGGCGAAAATACCCATCATATTCTCGAAGCAATCTTTAAGGCTCTGGGCCGGGCCCTTGACGAGGCAACGACTATTGATCCCCGCGCCCAAGGCCCCGTCTCATCCAAGGGCTCCTTATAA
- the argC gene encoding N-acetyl-gamma-glutamyl-phosphate reductase yields the protein MLKVGIVGASGYTGAELARILCNHPEVELTVATSRQYAGKPLSHVFPSLQGRVDILCEDLQVEALVDRADFFFTAVPHQTAMDIVPQLIAAGKKVVDLSADFRIHDAQVYEQWYQAHSAKDLLASAVYGLPELHRDAICKSQLVANPGCYPTSVILGLAPLLKSGLVDPETIIIDSKSGVSGAGRAAQTGALFCEVADGFKAYKVGEHRHTPEIEQELGGLCGKPVTVSFTPHLVPMSRGILSTIYAKAVKPLSGLSELYQDYYRDEEFVRVCPTGQYPATQYIRGSNYCDIGTKFDPRTGRVIILSAIDNVVKGASGQAVQNMNLMCGFPENTGLRIVPLFP from the coding sequence ATGCTAAAAGTCGGCATTGTCGGTGCATCCGGCTATACCGGGGCGGAACTTGCCCGGATACTGTGCAATCATCCCGAGGTGGAGCTGACGGTGGCGACCTCCCGGCAATACGCGGGAAAACCCCTTTCCCATGTGTTTCCCAGCCTGCAGGGACGGGTGGACATTCTCTGTGAAGATCTCCAGGTTGAGGCGCTTGTCGACCGGGCGGATTTTTTCTTTACCGCAGTACCCCATCAGACCGCCATGGATATCGTGCCGCAGTTGATAGCCGCAGGGAAAAAAGTTGTCGATCTCTCCGCTGATTTTCGCATCCATGACGCGCAGGTCTATGAGCAGTGGTATCAGGCCCACAGTGCCAAGGATCTGCTTGCTAGCGCGGTGTATGGCCTGCCAGAACTGCATCGGGACGCGATTTGCAAATCGCAGCTGGTTGCCAACCCCGGCTGTTACCCAACCAGCGTTATTCTGGGGCTGGCCCCGTTGCTCAAGTCCGGGCTTGTTGATCCTGAAACCATTATTATCGACTCTAAATCCGGGGTTTCCGGGGCAGGCCGGGCGGCGCAAACAGGGGCGCTCTTCTGCGAGGTGGCCGATGGCTTCAAGGCGTACAAGGTGGGCGAGCATCGCCATACCCCGGAGATCGAGCAGGAGTTGGGCGGATTGTGCGGTAAGCCGGTGACGGTATCCTTTACCCCCCATCTGGTGCCGATGTCGCGGGGCATTCTCAGCACGATCTACGCCAAGGCGGTCAAGCCGCTTTCCGGGTTGAGCGAGTTGTATCAGGATTATTACCGGGACGAGGAATTTGTCCGCGTCTGTCCAACTGGTCAGTATCCGGCGACCCAGTACATTAGGGGCAGCAACTATTGTGATATCGGGACCAAGTTTGATCCGCGCACCGGCAGGGTGATCATCCTCTCCGCCATTGATAACGTGGTCAAGGGTGCCTCCGGCCAAGCTGTGCAGAACATGAACCTCATGTGCGGCTTTCCGGAAAATACCGGGCTGAGAATTGTGCCCCTTTTTCCATAA
- a CDS encoding AAA family ATPase translates to MSEYDATLPDQKELEKEIGEYLSKKYGQKVKIISSGLLPMSQSEESDSGKPSKAGAADFHFDTNPEELIAYLDEYVVRQDEAKAILATKICTHFNRISYALAKPRQARRSMGQIKSNVLLMGPTGVGKTFLIKLIARHLGVPFIKGDATKFSETGYVGGDVEDLVRDLVREADGDIDRAQFGIIYLDEIDKIASSPYRIGADVSRTGVQRALLKPMEETEVELKVPHDPVSQIEAIEQYRATGKRERQVVNTKNILFITSGAFAGLEDIIKKRVQQQSMGFESSVSSVKTGGRFLKQVKAEDLVEFGFESEFVGRLPVIAVLDELSEDDFYEILANPNSSIVVAKKQDFRVYGISLQFEEEALHELARLAKQERTGARGLVSVMEKVLLHYEKKLPSTSIRHLVVGVEMVHSPAAVLERLLRDEGVQAEHRTRFEALQAAEFERLTAFILKRMGSYLEDHQVLTTPTRLQLMAKESQDQDVDPREVCDTFIRFVQAIHDSEMEISEKCGVKVLFSEEAVDRLLTREPRTLEAIQAACAQILQAMEYGLRLMGQKKGVAQVVVPKEGVDAPERYINTLVGETFKVE, encoded by the coding sequence ATGAGCGAATACGACGCCACCCTTCCCGACCAGAAGGAGTTGGAAAAGGAAATCGGGGAGTATCTCAGCAAGAAGTACGGGCAGAAGGTGAAGATCATCTCCAGCGGTCTGCTGCCCATGTCCCAGAGCGAGGAGAGCGACTCGGGTAAGCCCAGCAAGGCTGGGGCGGCGGATTTTCATTTCGATACCAATCCGGAAGAGCTCATTGCCTATCTCGACGAATATGTGGTGCGGCAGGATGAGGCCAAGGCCATTCTTGCCACCAAGATCTGTACCCATTTCAACCGGATCAGCTACGCCCTGGCGAAACCGCGGCAGGCCAGGCGCAGCATGGGGCAGATCAAAAGCAATGTTCTGTTGATGGGGCCGACCGGGGTGGGCAAGACCTTTCTGATCAAGCTTATTGCCCGGCACCTTGGGGTGCCTTTTATCAAGGGCGACGCCACCAAGTTCAGTGAAACTGGGTATGTGGGCGGGGATGTGGAGGATCTGGTCCGCGATCTCGTTCGCGAGGCGGACGGGGATATTGATCGGGCTCAGTTCGGCATTATCTATCTGGACGAGATCGACAAGATAGCCTCAAGCCCGTACAGAATCGGGGCCGATGTTTCCCGGACCGGGGTGCAGCGCGCGCTGCTCAAACCCATGGAGGAAACCGAGGTCGAGCTCAAGGTGCCCCACGATCCGGTCTCGCAGATCGAAGCCATCGAACAGTACCGGGCTACGGGCAAGCGCGAGCGGCAGGTGGTCAATACCAAAAATATTCTTTTTATCACGAGCGGCGCCTTTGCCGGGCTTGAAGATATCATTAAGAAGCGGGTACAGCAGCAATCCATGGGCTTTGAGAGCTCCGTCTCCTCGGTGAAAACCGGTGGGCGTTTTCTCAAACAGGTCAAGGCGGAGGATCTTGTCGAGTTCGGCTTTGAAAGTGAGTTTGTCGGGCGTCTGCCTGTTATCGCCGTGCTCGATGAACTGAGTGAAGATGATTTTTACGAGATTCTGGCGAATCCTAACAGCTCCATCGTGGTTGCCAAGAAACAGGATTTCCGGGTATACGGGATCAGTCTGCAGTTTGAAGAGGAAGCACTGCATGAACTCGCCAGACTGGCCAAGCAGGAACGAACCGGAGCCCGGGGGCTGGTAAGCGTCATGGAAAAGGTTCTCCTCCATTACGAGAAAAAGCTCCCCTCCACCAGCATCCGCCATCTGGTGGTGGGTGTGGAAATGGTGCATTCTCCGGCCGCGGTACTGGAAAGGCTGCTGCGGGACGAGGGGGTGCAGGCGGAGCATCGTACCCGTTTTGAGGCGTTGCAGGCTGCGGAATTTGAGCGGTTGACCGCTTTTATTCTCAAGCGGATGGGGAGTTATCTCGAAGACCATCAGGTGCTGACCACGCCAACGCGACTGCAGCTCATGGCCAAGGAGAGTCAGGATCAGGATGTGGACCCCCGCGAGGTCTGTGACACCTTTATTCGTTTCGTTCAGGCCATCCATGATTCGGAGATGGAGATCAGCGAAAAATGCGGGGTCAAAGTGCTCTTCAGCGAAGAGGCGGTTGATCGGCTTTTGACCCGCGAACCGCGGACCCTTGAGGCCATTCAGGCCGCATGCGCCCAAATTCTGCAGGCCATGGAATATGGCCTGCGCCTCATGGGACAGAAAAAAGGGGTTGCGCAGGTGGTTGTACCCAAGGAAGGAGTCGATGCGCCGGAGCGGTATATCAATACCCTGGTGGGAGAAACCTTTAAAGTTGAATAG
- the hemB gene encoding porphobilinogen synthase, which translates to MIFPEYRARRLRQNETFRALVRETTISPANLVYPLFVMPGKGIREEVSSMPGVFRISVDQLAKEAKECMGLGVNSVLLFGLPEKKDSKGSGAHAKDGIIQRAIRELKNTAPALTVCTDVCLCEYTSHGHCGIIIDKVVDNDSTLEVLARIALSHAQAGADMVAPSDMMDGRVAEIRGILDENNFHMLPIMSYAVKYASAFYGPFRDAAECAPQHGDRKSYQMDPANVREALREATLDVEEGADILMVKPAMAYLDIISRLRDEFDLPIAAYQVSGEYAMIKAAAANGWLDGEKVMHESLLSIRRAGADIIITYFAKEMARLLNG; encoded by the coding sequence ATGATTTTTCCTGAATACCGAGCCCGCAGGCTCAGACAGAACGAAACCTTTCGGGCGCTTGTCCGTGAGACCACTATATCTCCGGCCAATCTGGTCTATCCGCTTTTTGTCATGCCCGGCAAGGGTATTCGCGAAGAAGTATCCTCCATGCCGGGGGTGTTTCGGATATCCGTTGATCAGTTGGCCAAGGAAGCCAAAGAGTGCATGGGGTTGGGGGTGAACTCGGTTCTTCTCTTCGGTCTGCCGGAGAAGAAGGATTCGAAAGGTTCAGGCGCGCACGCCAAGGACGGCATCATCCAGCGGGCCATCAGGGAGCTGAAAAACACGGCGCCTGCGCTTACGGTCTGTACGGATGTGTGTCTGTGCGAATACACCAGCCATGGCCATTGCGGGATCATTATTGATAAGGTGGTGGATAATGACTCTACTCTTGAGGTGTTGGCCAGGATTGCGCTCTCCCACGCTCAGGCCGGGGCCGACATGGTGGCGCCTTCGGACATGATGGATGGTCGGGTTGCCGAGATCAGGGGTATTCTTGATGAGAACAATTTTCACATGCTGCCGATCATGTCCTATGCCGTAAAATATGCCTCCGCATTTTACGGACCCTTCAGGGATGCGGCTGAATGCGCTCCCCAGCATGGCGACCGCAAGAGCTATCAGATGGACCCGGCAAATGTGCGGGAGGCCCTGCGGGAGGCAACTCTGGATGTGGAAGAGGGGGCGGATATCCTGATGGTTAAGCCGGCCATGGCATATCTGGACATCATCAGCCGGTTGCGTGATGAATTCGACCTGCCCATCGCCGCCTATCAAGTGAGCGGCGAGTATGCCATGATCAAGGCGGCCGCGGCCAATGGCTGGCTCGATGGGGAAAAGGTTATGCATGAAAGCCTGCTCAGCATCAGGCGGGCAGGCGCGGATATCATCATCACCTACTTTGCCAAGGAGATGGCTCGATTGCTCAACGGATAG
- a CDS encoding sigma-54-dependent transcriptional regulator: protein MAKKILIIDDEASIRDSLSGILTDEGFHALSAEDGQHGLSLLEEERVDLVLLDIWMPGLDGLEVLKRIKESHAELPVIMISGHGTIETAVQATKMGAYDFIEKPPSYDKIILSINNALDLARLKKENLILRQQSQRATQLTGKSPAMAELRQLVERVAPTEAWVLIRGEHGTGKELVAQSIHRLSKNAAKPMIELNCAAIPEELIESELFGHEKGSFTGATASRRGKFDLADGGTLFLDEIGDMSLKTQAKVLRILQEQKFERVGGSKTIQVEVRVLAATNKDLEQEIENGTFRADLFYRLNVVPIQVPPLRERREDIPLLVADFLADNARKGLGDKKFSPEALQAMMHHGWPGNVRELRNFVERVMIMCPAETVDEGMVGRLLGIAPGEGAPFVAGLDVQYQTVSYKEAKRIFERDFLKTRLAAHDGNISQTAEQIGLERSHLHRKMKSLSLDEE, encoded by the coding sequence ATGGCAAAGAAAATCCTTATCATAGACGACGAAGCAAGTATCCGTGATTCCCTGTCCGGGATTCTCACGGACGAGGGGTTCCACGCGCTCTCCGCGGAGGATGGCCAGCACGGCCTTTCCCTCTTGGAGGAGGAGCGGGTGGATCTGGTGCTTCTCGATATCTGGATGCCTGGGCTTGACGGGCTCGAGGTATTGAAACGAATCAAGGAGTCCCATGCCGAATTGCCGGTGATCATGATCTCCGGCCACGGCACCATAGAGACGGCGGTGCAGGCAACCAAGATGGGGGCCTATGATTTTATTGAAAAGCCGCCCTCCTACGACAAGATCATTCTTTCCATCAACAATGCCCTGGATCTCGCCCGCCTCAAAAAAGAGAATCTCATCCTGCGCCAGCAGAGTCAGCGCGCCACGCAGCTCACCGGCAAATCACCGGCCATGGCGGAGCTCCGGCAGTTGGTGGAGCGGGTGGCTCCCACCGAGGCCTGGGTCTTGATCCGGGGGGAGCATGGCACCGGCAAGGAGCTGGTGGCCCAGAGTATCCACCGCTTGTCGAAAAACGCGGCCAAGCCGATGATCGAACTGAACTGCGCCGCCATTCCTGAAGAGCTGATCGAGTCCGAGCTGTTCGGCCACGAGAAGGGGTCGTTTACCGGAGCCACCGCCAGTCGGCGGGGGAAGTTTGATCTGGCGGACGGCGGGACCCTCTTTCTGGATGAAATCGGCGATATGAGCCTCAAAACCCAGGCCAAGGTGCTGCGCATTCTCCAGGAACAGAAATTTGAGCGGGTGGGCGGCTCGAAAACCATCCAGGTCGAGGTTCGGGTCCTGGCCGCGACGAATAAGGATCTGGAGCAGGAAATCGAAAACGGCACGTTTCGGGCGGATCTTTTTTACCGGCTCAATGTGGTGCCCATTCAGGTGCCGCCGTTGCGGGAGCGCCGCGAGGATATTCCCCTGCTGGTCGCTGATTTTTTGGCAGACAACGCGAGGAAGGGGTTGGGGGATAAGAAGTTCAGCCCAGAGGCGCTGCAGGCCATGATGCATCACGGCTGGCCGGGCAATGTCCGCGAATTGCGCAATTTTGTCGAACGGGTCATGATCATGTGCCCGGCGGAAACGGTGGATGAGGGTATGGTCGGGCGGCTGCTCGGTATTGCGCCGGGAGAAGGTGCGCCCTTTGTTGCCGGACTTGATGTCCAGTACCAAACCGTGAGCTACAAAGAGGCCAAAAGGATTTTTGAGCGGGATTTTCTCAAGACCCGTCTTGCCGCGCATGACGGCAATATTTCCCAGACTGCGGAACAAATTGGCCTGGAGCGGAGTCATCTGCACAGGAAGATGAAATCCTTGTCCCTGGACGAAGAGTAA
- a CDS encoding tRNA lysidine(34) synthetase, whose product MFALPKQFNHLVGRAMHLYQMLADGDRVMIAVSGGIDSLVLAWLLKEWRHKAPIRYELLAVHLDMGFGGVEYDLVKEQLRRIDLPMLLERTEFGHKALLAENGKSGCYHCARQRRSRLFSLADEHHCNKLAFGHHQEDIIETFFLNLFYGGNLSAMAPKQELFAGKLALIRPLAMVGKKQIVELGQSLGITPVTNPCPLAADSRRETIRTWLTPLYEKDPALKATIFASLGNVRTDYLLTPLAPLNITPPATK is encoded by the coding sequence GTGTTCGCCCTCCCCAAGCAATTCAATCACCTTGTTGGCCGGGCCATGCATCTCTACCAGATGCTGGCCGATGGCGACAGGGTGATGATTGCGGTTTCCGGCGGTATCGACAGTCTGGTCCTTGCCTGGCTGTTGAAGGAATGGCGTCACAAGGCCCCGATCCGCTATGAGCTTCTGGCGGTCCATCTCGACATGGGCTTCGGCGGCGTGGAATACGATCTGGTCAAGGAACAACTCCGCCGCATCGACCTGCCCATGCTGCTTGAGCGGACCGAATTCGGGCACAAGGCGCTCCTTGCCGAAAATGGCAAAAGCGGCTGCTATCATTGCGCCCGCCAACGCCGCAGCCGGCTTTTCTCGCTGGCGGATGAACATCACTGCAACAAACTCGCCTTCGGTCACCATCAGGAGGACATCATCGAGACGTTTTTCCTCAATCTGTTTTACGGCGGCAATCTCAGTGCCATGGCGCCAAAGCAGGAGCTGTTTGCTGGCAAGCTGGCCCTGATCCGTCCCTTGGCCATGGTGGGAAAAAAACAAATCGTCGAACTTGGACAAAGCTTGGGCATAACCCCTGTGACCAACCCCTGTCCTCTTGCCGCGGACTCGCGCAGGGAAACGATCCGGACTTGGCTCACCCCCCTCTATGAAAAGGACCCCGCCCTCAAAGCCACCATCTTCGCAAGCCTTGGCAATGTGCGAACCGACTACCTGCTTACTCCTCTCGCACCCCTGAATATCACCCCCCCCGCAACCAAGTAA
- the rplM gene encoding 50S ribosomal protein L13 translates to MKTYLTPVKDIERKWLIVDAQDKVLGRLASEIATRLRGKHKANYCTFQDVGDFVIVVNADKVRLTGKKWDDKIYRHHSGFMGGLKEKTAKVLLEQKPEELLRKAVRGMLPKNTLGRHQLKKLKVYAGTEHPHTAQQPESLEL, encoded by the coding sequence ATGAAGACTTATTTGACCCCGGTCAAAGATATTGAGCGTAAGTGGTTGATCGTTGATGCTCAAGATAAGGTACTTGGACGTCTTGCTTCCGAGATTGCGACGCGTTTGCGCGGCAAGCACAAGGCAAATTACTGCACCTTTCAAGATGTCGGTGATTTTGTCATCGTAGTCAATGCGGACAAGGTCCGTCTGACCGGAAAGAAGTGGGATGACAAGATCTATCGTCATCACTCCGGTTTTATGGGTGGTTTGAAGGAAAAGACCGCCAAGGTCCTTCTGGAGCAAAAGCCGGAAGAACTCTTGCGCAAGGCTGTTCGTGGCATGTTGCCCAAAAACACCTTGGGGCGGCATCAATTGAAGAAATTAAAGGTATATGCCGGAACGGAGCATCCCCATACCGCCCAGCAGCCTGAGTCTCTGGAATTATAA
- a CDS encoding sensor histidine kinase produces the protein MDATQEEVLTKDRLRRKKRIRLIILSCLVLIPLLTYFETRIVQLGAIPFPVSGNVLIFVLINFNILLLLLMVFLVLRNLAQLVFERRRRFLGTKLRSKLVIAFVSMSFFPTGLLFFIALQFVSTSMDYWFNINVAQSLEESISIAKNVYQEAQDQVDRQARLIAERLEAKRYGDIGVENLSPVLQEIMKSHGLAGIEVVSGQREVLARAYRPEIISEGVPEIPLNMLRNALADSKEQLTIQPVAAGELVRGVSPVRIGGTDGRSGVLIVSLLIPQERVRRMQTISAGYEGYKQLMILKAPIKTSLLVMLLIVTLLIVFCAIWFAFYVAGGLTGPIGRLAEATRRVAEGELDFVLEKTSGDEMGTLVDSFNRMTSDLSASKRQLEEANGALRQGNLDAETRRRYMEIVLQNVAAGVISLDEHGRITTINRFAEELLRIDRGGFEGKEYRTVLRPEHRAVLEGFLFELAKSGKSSLERPLRLTVGDETFSLRVNLTRLEDENNQPLGVVLVFDNLTELEKAQRMAAWREVARRIAHEVKNPLTPIQLSAQRLRKRYLDRLAGDQEVFDVCTKTIVNQVDELKKLVSEFSSFARMPAVHKAMGNIAEMANEAFVLYQEAHKNRQFRLRVEGPIPLFSFDVKQMKRVLVNLLNNAVAATVENGVIEIVLACEKERNVVILEVRDNGSGVSDEDKLRLFEPYFSRKKTGTGLGLAIASTVVADHHGYIRVKDNEPQGARFIIELPLDNG, from the coding sequence ATGGATGCCACCCAGGAGGAGGTCCTCACGAAAGACCGGTTGCGCCGAAAAAAGCGCATTCGTCTGATCATCCTTTCCTGCCTCGTTCTGATCCCTCTGCTGACCTATTTTGAAACCAGGATCGTACAACTGGGAGCCATCCCCTTTCCGGTCAGCGGCAATGTTCTGATCTTCGTCCTCATCAATTTCAATATCCTCCTGCTGCTGTTAATGGTTTTTCTGGTGCTCCGCAATCTGGCCCAGCTCGTTTTTGAGCGGCGGCGCCGTTTTTTGGGGACAAAGCTTCGTTCCAAACTGGTGATCGCCTTTGTTTCCATGTCCTTTTTTCCTACCGGTCTGCTTTTTTTTATCGCCCTGCAGTTTGTTTCCACCAGCATGGATTACTGGTTCAATATCAATGTTGCCCAGTCCCTTGAAGAATCCATCTCCATCGCCAAGAATGTTTACCAGGAGGCGCAGGACCAGGTTGACCGCCAGGCGCGTCTTATCGCGGAACGGTTGGAAGCGAAGCGGTACGGCGATATTGGTGTGGAAAATCTGAGCCCTGTGCTGCAAGAGATCATGAAAAGCCATGGCCTGGCCGGAATCGAGGTGGTCTCAGGACAAAGAGAGGTCTTGGCCCGTGCCTACCGGCCGGAGATCATCAGCGAAGGTGTCCCGGAAATTCCGCTGAACATGCTGCGGAACGCGCTGGCCGACAGTAAGGAACAGTTAACCATTCAGCCGGTGGCGGCCGGGGAATTGGTGCGCGGGGTCAGCCCGGTACGGATTGGCGGTACCGATGGTCGTTCGGGGGTGCTGATTGTTTCGCTGCTCATTCCCCAGGAACGGGTCAGGCGGATGCAGACCATCTCCGCCGGGTATGAGGGCTACAAGCAGTTGATGATTCTCAAGGCCCCGATTAAAACCAGTTTGCTGGTCATGCTGCTGATTGTCACCCTGCTGATTGTCTTTTGCGCAATCTGGTTTGCCTTTTATGTGGCCGGCGGCCTGACCGGGCCCATCGGCAGATTGGCTGAGGCGACGCGGCGGGTGGCAGAAGGGGAGCTGGACTTTGTTCTGGAAAAGACCTCTGGCGACGAGATGGGAACCCTTGTTGATTCCTTCAATCGGATGACCAGCGATCTCTCCGCCAGCAAGCGGCAGCTCGAAGAGGCAAATGGTGCCCTGCGCCAGGGCAATCTTGATGCCGAGACCAGACGGCGTTACATGGAGATTGTCCTGCAGAATGTGGCGGCCGGGGTTATCTCTCTCGATGAGCACGGCCGGATCACCACGATCAACCGCTTTGCCGAGGAACTTCTCCGTATTGACCGCGGTGGTTTTGAAGGCAAGGAATATCGCACGGTACTCAGGCCGGAGCATCGGGCGGTTCTGGAAGGGTTCCTTTTCGAACTGGCCAAAAGCGGCAAGTCGTCCCTGGAAAGACCGCTGCGCCTCACGGTGGGTGATGAGACCTTTTCGCTGCGGGTGAATCTCACCCGACTGGAAGATGAAAACAATCAGCCCCTTGGCGTGGTTCTGGTGTTTGATAACCTCACCGAGCTGGAAAAGGCGCAGCGGATGGCGGCCTGGCGTGAGGTGGCGCGGCGGATCGCCCATGAGGTGAAAAACCCGCTCACTCCCATCCAGCTTTCCGCCCAGCGGCTTCGCAAGCGCTATCTTGATCGGCTGGCCGGGGATCAGGAGGTGTTTGATGTCTGCACCAAAACCATTGTCAATCAGGTTGACGAGCTGAAAAAACTGGTGAGCGAATTCTCCAGTTTTGCCCGCATGCCCGCAGTGCATAAAGCCATGGGCAATATTGCCGAGATGGCCAATGAGGCCTTCGTTCTCTATCAGGAGGCCCATAAAAACCGGCAGTTTCGCTTGCGGGTGGAGGGGCCGATTCCGCTCTTTTCCTTTGACGTCAAACAGATGAAGCGGGTGCTCGTGAATCTTCTCAACAATGCCGTGGCTGCCACCGTTGAGAACGGGGTGATCGAAATTGTTCTCGCCTGCGAGAAAGAGCGCAATGTGGTCATTCTCGAGGTGCGCGATAATGGCTCCGGGGTGAGCGATGAGGACAAGTTGCGGCTTTTTGAGCCGTATTTTTCAAGAAAAAAGACCGGCACCGGCTTGGGGCTGGCCATAGCCAGCACGGTGGTCGCGGACCATCACGGCTATATCCGGGTCAAGGACAACGAGCCCCAGGGAGCCCGGTTCATTATCGAGTTGCCCCTGGACAATGGCTAG
- the truA gene encoding tRNA pseudouridine(38-40) synthase TruA has product MRNIKLVLAYDGTGYAGWQRQSGQPSIQQTLEEAIVRLTQGPVLLHGAGRTDAGVHAEGMVANFQTEASIPLLGLVKGLNSMLPEAIRVLSAEKVANDFHARYNATGKVYTYTFMATEIMPPCLRLYAAQVRDPFACDAVRLCLPMLVGTHDFSSFEAVGSRDLSRAGCRGAVRTIFAASLAEQEEAMPVCRLIISGDGFLRHMVRNIVGTLFAVGRGRLTPLDFQEIVAARDRSLAGPTAPAKGLTLKRVLY; this is encoded by the coding sequence GTGCGAAACATCAAGCTTGTCCTTGCCTATGACGGGACCGGCTATGCCGGCTGGCAGAGACAGTCGGGTCAGCCCTCCATCCAGCAAACCCTGGAAGAAGCTATTGTCCGTTTGACCCAGGGTCCGGTACTGCTCCACGGGGCTGGGCGTACCGATGCCGGGGTGCATGCTGAGGGGATGGTGGCCAATTTTCAGACAGAGGCGTCTATCCCTCTCCTTGGCTTGGTGAAGGGGTTGAACAGCATGCTGCCCGAGGCAATTCGGGTGCTGAGCGCTGAAAAGGTTGCCAATGATTTTCATGCGCGCTATAACGCCACGGGCAAGGTGTATACATACACCTTTATGGCCACGGAGATCATGCCGCCGTGCTTGCGGCTCTATGCCGCTCAGGTTCGCGACCCTTTTGCCTGCGATGCCGTTCGTCTCTGTCTGCCGATGCTGGTCGGCACCCATGATTTTAGCAGCTTTGAGGCTGTCGGCTCTCGCGATCTCTCTCGCGCCGGTTGCAGAGGTGCGGTACGGACCATCTTTGCCGCTTCTTTGGCTGAGCAGGAAGAAGCCATGCCGGTCTGTCGACTGATTATCTCCGGGGATGGCTTTTTGCGGCACATGGTGCGCAACATTGTCGGCACCCTCTTTGCTGTGGGGCGTGGGCGGTTAACCCCCCTTGATTTTCAAGAGATTGTTGCGGCCCGCGATCGAAGCCTGGCCGGTCCAACAGCGCCAGCCAAGGGATTGACCTTGAAGAGGGTTTTGTACTAA